In a single window of the Thermotoga sp. genome:
- the ugpC gene encoding sn-glycerol-3-phosphate ABC transporter ATP-binding protein UgpC translates to MAQVVLENVTKVYDNKVVAVKNANLVVEDKEFVVLLGPSGCGKTTTLRMIAGLEEITEGKIYIDGKVVNDVEPKDRDIAMVFQNYALYPHMTVYENMAFGLKLRRYPKDEIDRRVREAAKILGIENLLDRKPRQLSGGQRQRVAVGRAIVRNPKVFLFDEPLSNLDAKLRVQMRSELKKLHHRLQATVIYVTHDQVEAMTMADKIVVMKDGELQQIGSPHEIYNNPANIFVAGFIGSPPMNFVNAKVVRGEGGLWIQASGFKVKVPKEFEDKLADYVDKEIIFGIRPEDVYDKLFAMAPTPENTVTGIVDVVEPLGSETILHVKVGDDAITASVNPRTQAKEEQKIDLVFDMTRMHAFDKETEKAII, encoded by the coding sequence ATGGCTCAGGTTGTGCTTGAGAACGTCACTAAGGTGTACGACAACAAGGTCGTTGCTGTGAAGAACGCAAACTTGGTCGTCGAAGACAAGGAATTTGTGGTCCTTCTGGGACCGTCTGGTTGTGGAAAGACAACCACCCTCAGGATGATCGCCGGTCTTGAGGAAATCACGGAGGGAAAAATCTACATTGATGGTAAGGTTGTGAACGACGTCGAACCAAAAGATAGAGACATCGCCATGGTGTTCCAGAACTACGCACTGTACCCCCACATGACCGTCTACGAGAACATGGCCTTCGGTTTGAAGCTGAGAAGATATCCGAAAGATGAGATCGACAGGAGGGTCAGAGAAGCTGCCAAGATACTCGGAATAGAAAACCTACTCGACAGAAAGCCAAGACAGCTCTCCGGTGGGCAGAGACAGAGGGTGGCAGTTGGAAGAGCGATTGTGAGAAACCCGAAGGTCTTTCTCTTCGACGAGCCTCTTTCCAACCTCGACGCAAAACTCAGGGTTCAGATGAGAAGTGAACTCAAAAAACTCCATCACAGGCTCCAGGCAACGGTCATCTACGTGACACACGATCAGGTGGAAGCCATGACGATGGCAGACAAGATAGTCGTTATGAAGGATGGAGAGCTCCAGCAAATTGGATCACCTCATGAGATATACAACAACCCCGCAAACATCTTCGTTGCTGGTTTCATCGGCAGTCCTCCGATGAACTTTGTGAACGCAAAGGTTGTGAGAGGAGAAGGAGGACTCTGGATACAGGCGTCTGGTTTCAAAGTGAAAGTTCCAAAAGAATTTGAAGACAAGCTCGCAGACTATGTGGACAAAGAGATCATCTTTGGTATCAGACCGGAGGATGTCTACGACAAGCTCTTCGCGATGGCTCCAACTCCAGAGAACACGGTAACGGGAATCGTTGACGTGGTCGAACCTCTTGGAAGTGAAACAATCCTTCATGTGAAGGTAGGAGACGATGCCATCACCGCATCCGTCAACCCAAGAACGCAGGCGAAAGAGGAACAGAAGATCGATCTTGTGTTCGACATGACGCGAATGCACGCCTTCGATAAAGAAACGGAGAAGGCTATCATCTGA
- a CDS encoding type II toxin-antitoxin system Phd/YefM family antitoxin, whose amino-acid sequence MNLSGVSFRSLAEAKAKFSHVVEETKEKDVVVTKNGIPTVVVIDYEKYKKLMEFLEEILDTYLLDIGNVEKYLELKKYFEFNDSQEV is encoded by the coding sequence ATGAATCTGAGTGGTGTGTCCTTTCGCAGTCTGGCGGAAGCGAAGGCGAAGTTCTCTCATGTTGTTGAAGAAACAAAGGAAAAGGACGTGGTCGTGACAAAGAACGGGATCCCGACCGTTGTGGTGATCGATTACGAGAAATACAAAAAATTGATGGAGTTTCTTGAGGAAATACTCGACACTTACCTTTTGGACATCGGCAACGTCGAAAAGTACCTTGAACTCAAGAAATATTTTGAATTCAACGATTCTCAGGAGGTGTGA
- the mutS2 gene encoding endonuclease MutS2, translating to MDYLEVLDFPKVVDLVKKHTFSDLGKKHLDTLKPKVNPWKELELVEELLNYLTRWGEPPIKGLNDITPELEKLKAGSSLEPWELLRVSSFLEGCDILKNELKRREYLKLKETFSQLVSFEEFVKEVNRCIEQDGEISNNASPRLKEIRNEKRHLSEEIKKKADDFVRKHSQILQEQMYVYREGRYLFPVKASMKRSVRGIVHHLSSSGATVFMEPEEFVELNNRMRLLEEEERLEIGRILRRLTNILLSNLSDLEKNIDLIAHFDSLYARVKFAKENNGIVVKPSSRIKLVNARHPLIPKDRVVPINLELPPNKKGIIITGPNMGGKTVTVKTVGLFTALMMSGFPLLCDDGTELMIFPKIMADIGEEQNIEQSLSTFSSHLKRIVEIVENADSDSLVILDELGSGTDPAEGAALAIAIIEELLEKGATLFVTTHHTPVKILAMNHPLLLNASMEFDPETLSPTYKVLVGVPGGSHAFQIAEKLGLDRRVIENAKSRLSQEEMELESLIRSLHEKISLLEEEKRKLQKEKEEYMKLRAKYEADYKKLRRMKIEEFDRELKELNDYIRKVKKELDQAIHVAKSGNVEEMRKTVRVLEKERKDLKKKTIEEEMEEEINVGDHVRMEGGTSVGKVVDVKGSTALVDFGFLRVKVPVGKLRKAKKKEEEDKEEGTHFVSSFRTEIDIRGMTVEEAEPVVKKFIDDLVMNGIKKGYIIHGKGTGKLATGVWEMLRRDRRVVSFRFGTPSEGGTGVTVVEVEV from the coding sequence ACGACATCACACCGGAACTGGAAAAGTTGAAAGCAGGTTCTTCTTTGGAGCCGTGGGAACTTCTGCGCGTTTCCAGTTTTCTCGAAGGTTGTGACATCTTGAAGAACGAACTCAAAAGACGGGAGTACCTGAAGCTGAAAGAAACATTCTCTCAACTTGTATCATTTGAGGAATTCGTGAAAGAAGTGAACAGGTGTATAGAACAAGATGGAGAAATCTCGAACAACGCAAGTCCAAGATTGAAAGAGATAAGAAACGAAAAAAGACATCTTTCAGAGGAAATCAAAAAGAAGGCAGATGACTTTGTAAGGAAGCACTCTCAGATCCTCCAGGAACAGATGTACGTCTACAGAGAGGGAAGGTACCTTTTTCCCGTGAAAGCCTCTATGAAAAGATCGGTGAGAGGTATCGTGCATCACCTGTCCTCCTCTGGGGCCACCGTTTTTATGGAACCAGAGGAGTTTGTCGAATTGAACAACAGGATGCGTCTGTTGGAAGAGGAAGAAAGGCTGGAAATAGGCAGGATTCTTCGTCGGCTCACGAACATACTTCTTTCGAATTTGAGCGATCTTGAAAAGAACATCGATCTAATCGCCCACTTCGACTCTCTCTACGCACGGGTAAAGTTTGCAAAGGAAAACAACGGAATCGTTGTGAAACCTTCTTCAAGAATAAAGCTGGTGAACGCAAGACACCCGCTGATTCCAAAAGACAGGGTCGTTCCGATAAACCTGGAGCTTCCACCGAACAAAAAGGGAATCATCATCACGGGACCGAACATGGGAGGAAAAACTGTCACTGTGAAAACAGTAGGGCTCTTCACCGCTCTCATGATGAGTGGTTTTCCGCTGCTGTGCGACGATGGAACGGAGTTGATGATATTCCCAAAGATCATGGCCGATATCGGAGAAGAACAGAATATAGAGCAGAGTTTGAGCACATTCTCGTCTCACTTGAAACGGATCGTTGAGATAGTCGAGAACGCTGACAGCGATTCTCTTGTCATACTCGACGAACTGGGTTCCGGTACGGATCCTGCCGAAGGTGCGGCCCTTGCTATCGCTATAATAGAAGAACTTCTCGAAAAAGGAGCCACGCTCTTCGTGACGACGCACCATACACCTGTGAAAATCCTCGCGATGAACCACCCTCTCCTTTTGAACGCGTCGATGGAGTTCGATCCGGAAACACTTTCTCCCACTTACAAAGTGCTTGTTGGAGTACCTGGAGGATCCCACGCGTTTCAGATAGCGGAGAAGCTAGGGCTCGACAGGCGAGTCATTGAGAACGCCAAGTCAAGACTCTCGCAGGAAGAGATGGAACTCGAGAGCCTCATAAGATCGCTCCATGAAAAGATCTCCCTACTCGAGGAGGAAAAGAGAAAGCTCCAGAAAGAGAAAGAAGAGTACATGAAACTTAGAGCGAAATATGAGGCGGACTACAAAAAACTCAGAAGAATGAAAATCGAAGAGTTTGACAGAGAACTGAAAGAACTCAACGACTACATCAGAAAGGTCAAAAAAGAGCTCGATCAGGCGATACACGTGGCAAAGTCCGGCAACGTCGAGGAGATGAGGAAGACTGTCAGGGTGCTGGAAAAAGAAAGAAAAGATCTGAAGAAAAAAACCATTGAAGAAGAGATGGAAGAAGAGATCAACGTGGGAGATCATGTGAGGATGGAAGGAGGAACCTCCGTTGGAAAAGTCGTGGATGTGAAAGGAAGCACTGCTCTTGTCGATTTTGGTTTTTTGAGGGTGAAGGTGCCAGTTGGAAAGTTGAGGAAAGCAAAGAAGAAAGAAGAGGAGGACAAAGAAGAGGGAACTCATTTTGTTTCTTCTTTCAGAACGGAGATAGATATACGCGGCATGACTGTCGAAGAGGCAGAACCTGTTGTGAAAAAATTCATCGATGATCTGGTGATGAACGGGATCAAGAAAGGCTATATAATCCATGGAAAGGGAACCGGAAAGCTGGCAACAGGTGTCTGGGAGATGCTGAGAAGGGACAGGAGAGTGGTCTCTTTCAGGTTCGGGACTCCGTCGGAAGGGGGAACGGGTGTCACGGTTGTGGAGGTGGAAGTGTGA
- a CDS encoding cell division protein FtsA, translated as MIFALDVGTRKIAGLLAVEESGVIRIVDSELIEHKTRTMFDGQVHDVIGVAETVEEVKRRLEERNELKLEEVAVALAGRFLKTKIGEAERDLSKLGHITREDVMKLEIEAVSNAQSDVEGDFFCVGYSVVEYRLDDMWMKKLEGHRGGKAYVKVVSAFLPVHVVDSLMRVLETVRLTPVHVTLEPIAAMDLTVPEDLRYLNIALVDVGAGTSDIAISKEGTVVAYGMIPLAGDEITESIGKSFLLDFQTAEHVKRTVFTEGKVKVKNVLDREIELTREEVESAIKPVVDQITSEISSVVTELNGGPPSVVMVVGGGAKIPSFVETLAGKLNLPLDRVSLKSVESTGVVEDITGKVKGSEYITPVGIAYSAMRNRGAVFSQVVVNGIPVRLMGAVGKYSVMQVLIQAGYRFSSLVGGDTISVVVNGKPLLRPRRKTSVRILVNGEEASLSSKVKHGDRIDVHIEEKTIPLRIKDVAKPVKVALPSGEIEEVFPEILKNSSPASLEESLSEEDFVSFPEKMKVKEIKEKLSYGKVKVSVNGEEKNVCVVDFDLLKEGRPLKDDEEVSLGSELTVVEKGKKSLEEALEVPHITVSFNGVLKKIPLKIVRRVGESRVEMKDFKPMVLDLLKDMKMDGLRDYELLKNGKKAMFTDPLEDGDVVEFREKK; from the coding sequence GTGATTTTCGCTCTGGATGTTGGGACGCGCAAGATAGCAGGTCTGCTGGCAGTTGAAGAGAGTGGTGTGATCAGGATCGTTGATTCTGAGTTGATAGAACACAAAACTCGCACGATGTTCGATGGCCAGGTACACGACGTGATAGGCGTCGCTGAAACTGTTGAAGAGGTGAAGCGAAGGCTTGAAGAAAGAAACGAGTTGAAACTTGAAGAAGTGGCGGTCGCCCTTGCGGGGAGGTTCTTGAAAACAAAAATCGGTGAAGCAGAAAGAGATCTTTCGAAGTTGGGACACATCACAAGAGAAGACGTGATGAAACTGGAGATAGAAGCTGTCAGCAACGCACAGAGTGATGTGGAGGGAGATTTCTTCTGTGTTGGATACTCCGTTGTGGAGTACAGACTGGACGACATGTGGATGAAGAAACTGGAAGGTCACAGGGGCGGGAAGGCTTATGTGAAAGTCGTCTCCGCGTTTCTTCCCGTGCACGTTGTGGACTCTTTGATGAGAGTGCTGGAAACGGTAAGACTCACACCGGTGCACGTGACCCTGGAGCCCATAGCGGCCATGGATCTAACCGTGCCAGAGGATCTGAGGTACCTGAACATCGCTCTCGTCGATGTCGGTGCAGGGACGAGCGACATTGCCATATCTAAGGAAGGCACCGTTGTGGCGTACGGAATGATTCCGCTCGCGGGAGACGAGATCACAGAATCTATAGGGAAGAGTTTCCTGCTGGACTTTCAAACGGCGGAGCACGTGAAAAGAACCGTTTTCACAGAAGGGAAAGTGAAGGTCAAAAACGTTCTCGACAGAGAGATCGAGCTGACAAGAGAGGAAGTTGAATCTGCCATAAAGCCTGTTGTGGATCAGATCACGTCGGAGATCTCCTCCGTTGTAACAGAACTCAACGGTGGTCCACCCTCCGTTGTGATGGTGGTGGGTGGTGGAGCAAAGATTCCCAGTTTTGTGGAAACACTCGCTGGCAAGTTGAATCTTCCACTGGACAGGGTTTCACTGAAGAGTGTGGAAAGCACGGGTGTTGTAGAAGATATTACCGGAAAGGTCAAAGGAAGCGAATACATCACACCCGTTGGAATAGCGTACAGTGCCATGAGGAACAGAGGGGCTGTCTTTTCACAGGTTGTTGTGAATGGAATCCCCGTGAGACTCATGGGAGCAGTCGGGAAATACTCTGTGATGCAGGTTCTCATACAGGCCGGGTACAGGTTTTCTTCGCTTGTGGGAGGAGACACGATCTCCGTTGTTGTGAACGGAAAGCCCCTTCTGAGACCAAGAAGAAAGACCTCTGTGAGGATACTGGTGAACGGGGAAGAGGCGAGTCTTTCTTCAAAAGTGAAACATGGAGACAGGATCGACGTTCACATCGAAGAAAAGACCATTCCTCTCAGGATAAAAGACGTTGCAAAGCCTGTGAAAGTGGCACTCCCATCGGGTGAAATCGAAGAAGTATTCCCAGAGATCCTGAAAAACAGCTCTCCAGCTTCTCTAGAAGAGTCATTGAGCGAAGAGGATTTTGTCAGCTTTCCAGAAAAGATGAAGGTGAAAGAAATCAAAGAAAAGCTTTCTTATGGCAAAGTAAAAGTTTCTGTTAACGGGGAAGAGAAAAATGTTTGTGTTGTGGATTTTGATCTCCTGAAAGAAGGGCGGCCTTTGAAAGATGATGAGGAAGTTTCCCTCGGAAGTGAACTCACGGTGGTTGAAAAGGGGAAAAAGTCTCTTGAAGAGGCGCTGGAGGTTCCACACATCACAGTCAGCTTCAACGGCGTTTTGAAAAAAATTCCTCTGAAGATCGTTCGCCGGGTTGGTGAATCGAGAGTGGAGATGAAAGACTTCAAACCGATGGTGCTCGACCTTCTCAAAGACATGAAGATGGACGGTCTCAGAGACTATGAACTTCTCAAAAACGGAAAGAAAGCGATGTTCACCGATCCACTGGAGGATGGTGATGTGGTGGAGTTCAGAGAAAAAAAGTGA